Proteins from a genomic interval of Paenibacillus sp. FSL R5-0623:
- a CDS encoding DUF5695 domain-containing protein produces MTMISKKWKPLMIALLLAFSSLPLQVSALPAAATAAAKTGISNASLSAKVGDLGQIEELYINNNPANKQGEPINFVLPNTTSPQNGTEHQWMGEMIFSYRAGDSGQFPDNRDGFVEVDTNKTLAAGGSTQYSTINPDNPYMNKTATADGKKVEVNYIGQNLNSTDQRVMKGFDVKSVFNMETDDGSMLWEITVKNKSNQYIEFGDIGLPMPWNNKYQTLSDTYDDRVTVHNFAGADSGYSYAIRTSGEGNFMLFTPVPESGARIEYVDYWMHEAGERRAADTFKNWTGDSGGWYPGLNVLYIHSKEIQKTGRGYFTDASSLVLGPDESKTYKFKFSAVRGGDNTPQESAQSPNNSSTSMEDREANLRSILYKSGMIDAVAVPGFQTAINMPVKLDLHYDDNIVDVQSIDIQNVAENDPFDEAHIPDIKPGKSRKEMVDNSRAGRGLSNGNPGYNESVEFVETKIVNGEQHHIYSLQFDSIGNNSVRINYKLKDGNEWVDKFTQYEFNVLAELDAISDAHSDFMVQKTQDKNPESPTYGNYFDWYLSSGMDLNTSHWGDDWSHDNINFMTMKNYLAPNPDEIRSIESYLIDFMWERYMKNTQDSYIVANWLKDSGAYTDKDKPYTRTFSEIMEATGFFNMYRIQKAYPNLIEYRESPQFYLEKAYNIYYKRVSTGAIGFYGEQQIPDMIEALKEEGMQNESTNLQKKFALDKGRNMTRATYPYGSEFEYDNTGEEGAYAAAKALRTYYPADALTGAAEKSMEMADWKTRAMRGIQPTWFHYSVPVFRGGEGWWNFQYTASLAGYIMDDWLRYENDGRSVEQKAIAQQRNYAAKISNFNAVNMGQISANSVGGTSWRYSMYKGGTGTKDVYDGGSRVMSNGWNDFSGESEEGLYGSLLSISSDIVTDPIFGLFGYGALVTDEGDSYNITPKDGFGKRINLIDEKIYLELESDKVESAQIQKDGKGFTLQLLNPSGKEHTSRILFDGVGMENGYYTMKLNGADAGQFYVQNNEGVAMFQMGSVQRAELIIEKSAGGENEAPQITVELATQHPQALIPFMLNGIVTDDGAPEGTLSYQWEVVSAPEGAKLTFTHPKASITQATGTKAGSYKVKLSASDGQLTGSSQVIFELASPPDKQPPAIGHVTAVQDVANNSIVVLSGEAIPDPVHSEAEEPQLKYTWAVKQKPEGSADISFVDGDKTAAYARVSMAGTYTFTFSAADGDKKASKDITIEIKEDTVDVYRALSVVTKKDIEPELPRQIYILSEEGYLEQEITWDAIDPSSYASVGQFEARGTVNGSALEVWATVHVVNTELQNAALTAKASASFSGGDGYPEAMNNGIEPKSSADFSPNRGAPNSAWHNWGREGDPAWVTYEWDQPFLASSMDVYVFQDNGGNFRPKDMQLMLRGEDGKWYTPRDIKGLGNELNKYNTTTFEPAYITGVRMDMKPSVNGSGILEWKVYGYTGAVDKSELIKVYNYVNTLNTSNLADPGLAPIEAAKTDASAVIKNMNATDEEVSLALEKLLMDLRLLSPRDGNMAFLANASSSYTSPWESLAAVHDGKKDGNNILHWGTWGHEGAEEWVQYEWPQGATVRSSNLVLWSDGGGIKPPTQIVYSYIPADSATDEWVTAGTVTEGIKVVEHTPAESSNPYTFDSVLNVKAVRVTLTKQSQADDNGVGLWEWEVHQAGSTQDREAPVTPAGVAPSVLHGDDGKLIGVTTEMEYRKEGEEEYIAIAGIEVTGLTAGKYYVRYMKTGSLSASLDKEVVIPEAQTQEQVAPDASGWVISHANSDTGIKGIIEGLNDTMEYRKLGEEDYTPVTDSSINDLEPGSYQIRYAATDSLKASPPVTVDIRNETKADREAPTAEGLVIRPPTAAGGNDGRMKM; encoded by the coding sequence ATGACAATGATTTCGAAGAAGTGGAAGCCGCTCATGATCGCGCTGCTCCTGGCATTTTCAAGTCTGCCGCTGCAGGTTAGCGCTTTGCCTGCGGCCGCGACGGCTGCAGCAAAGACCGGTATCTCCAATGCCAGCCTGTCGGCCAAAGTCGGCGACTTAGGCCAGATTGAGGAGCTTTATATCAACAACAATCCTGCCAATAAACAGGGAGAGCCGATCAATTTCGTCTTGCCTAACACTACATCACCGCAGAATGGTACCGAGCACCAGTGGATGGGTGAAATGATCTTCTCTTATCGTGCTGGTGACAGTGGACAATTCCCTGACAACAGGGACGGCTTTGTAGAAGTTGATACCAATAAAACATTGGCTGCCGGGGGATCTACACAATATTCGACCATTAATCCGGATAACCCCTATATGAACAAGACCGCAACAGCAGACGGCAAGAAGGTAGAAGTCAACTATATTGGACAGAACCTGAATTCTACAGACCAGCGGGTAATGAAGGGCTTCGATGTGAAATCCGTTTTTAATATGGAGACCGATGACGGTTCAATGCTTTGGGAAATTACGGTGAAGAACAAGAGCAATCAGTATATCGAATTCGGGGATATTGGCTTACCGATGCCTTGGAACAACAAATACCAGACCTTATCCGATACCTATGATGACCGTGTGACGGTGCATAATTTCGCAGGTGCTGACAGTGGGTATTCTTATGCCATCCGCACCAGTGGTGAGGGGAACTTCATGCTCTTCACTCCGGTGCCGGAGAGCGGCGCTCGAATCGAGTATGTGGATTATTGGATGCATGAAGCAGGAGAGCGACGTGCTGCAGACACCTTTAAAAACTGGACAGGAGACAGTGGCGGCTGGTATCCAGGGCTGAACGTGCTCTATATTCACTCCAAAGAAATCCAGAAAACGGGACGCGGATACTTCACTGATGCTTCCAGCCTCGTCCTAGGACCGGATGAGTCCAAGACGTATAAGTTCAAATTCTCAGCAGTCCGTGGAGGAGACAATACGCCGCAGGAAAGTGCCCAAAGCCCAAATAACAGTTCGACCTCGATGGAAGACCGTGAAGCCAATCTGCGGTCCATCCTATATAAATCAGGCATGATTGATGCCGTAGCGGTGCCGGGCTTCCAGACTGCAATCAATATGCCTGTCAAGCTAGACCTGCACTATGACGACAATATCGTTGATGTACAATCCATCGATATTCAAAATGTGGCAGAGAATGATCCGTTTGATGAAGCGCATATTCCGGATATCAAGCCTGGGAAGAGCAGAAAGGAAATGGTTGACAACTCGCGGGCCGGACGTGGACTGTCTAACGGGAACCCTGGCTACAACGAGTCGGTTGAGTTTGTGGAGACCAAGATCGTAAATGGTGAACAGCATCACATCTATTCGCTTCAGTTTGATTCGATCGGCAATAACAGCGTGCGTATCAATTATAAGCTGAAAGACGGTAACGAATGGGTGGATAAATTCACTCAATATGAATTCAATGTTCTAGCCGAGCTGGATGCAATCTCGGATGCCCATTCCGATTTCATGGTCCAGAAAACACAGGATAAAAACCCGGAAAGTCCGACTTACGGTAACTATTTCGACTGGTATCTTTCAAGCGGCATGGATCTCAACACAAGCCATTGGGGAGATGACTGGAGCCATGATAACATCAACTTCATGACGATGAAGAACTATCTGGCACCCAACCCTGATGAAATTCGCTCAATCGAATCATACCTGATCGACTTCATGTGGGAACGATATATGAAGAATACTCAGGATAGCTATATCGTTGCGAACTGGCTGAAAGACTCTGGAGCGTACACCGACAAAGATAAGCCTTATACACGTACCTTCTCCGAAATCATGGAAGCTACCGGATTTTTCAACATGTATCGGATTCAGAAGGCTTATCCTAATTTGATCGAGTACCGGGAATCGCCTCAGTTTTATCTGGAGAAAGCGTATAACATCTACTATAAGCGCGTTTCCACCGGGGCCATCGGATTCTATGGCGAGCAGCAAATCCCGGATATGATTGAAGCACTGAAGGAAGAGGGGATGCAGAACGAGTCAACCAATCTGCAGAAGAAGTTCGCCCTCGACAAGGGACGGAATATGACCAGAGCCACTTATCCTTACGGATCGGAATTTGAATATGACAATACTGGCGAAGAAGGGGCTTATGCAGCAGCGAAGGCTCTGCGCACGTACTATCCAGCAGACGCGCTTACAGGTGCAGCTGAGAAAAGTATGGAAATGGCCGATTGGAAAACACGTGCTATGCGCGGGATTCAGCCTACCTGGTTCCATTATTCCGTGCCCGTTTTCCGCGGCGGTGAAGGCTGGTGGAATTTCCAATATACTGCTTCTTTAGCAGGTTACATTATGGATGACTGGCTAAGGTATGAGAATGATGGCAGATCGGTGGAGCAGAAGGCCATTGCACAGCAGCGCAATTATGCCGCTAAGATTTCGAATTTCAATGCCGTCAATATGGGACAGATTTCGGCTAATTCAGTTGGCGGTACGTCTTGGAGATATTCGATGTATAAAGGAGGCACAGGTACGAAGGACGTATACGATGGCGGCTCACGCGTCATGAGTAACGGCTGGAATGATTTTTCGGGCGAATCAGAAGAAGGCCTCTATGGTTCCCTTCTTAGCATCAGCTCCGATATTGTTACAGATCCGATATTCGGGCTGTTCGGTTATGGAGCGCTGGTAACTGACGAAGGAGATAGCTACAATATTACGCCGAAAGACGGTTTCGGCAAACGGATCAATCTGATCGATGAGAAAATCTATTTGGAGCTGGAAAGCGATAAAGTAGAAAGCGCGCAAATTCAAAAAGATGGTAAGGGTTTTACTCTCCAGCTCCTGAATCCATCAGGGAAAGAGCATACTTCACGGATTTTGTTCGATGGAGTGGGGATGGAGAATGGCTACTATACCATGAAGCTGAATGGTGCAGATGCCGGACAGTTTTATGTTCAGAACAATGAAGGCGTTGCCATGTTTCAGATGGGTAGCGTGCAGCGTGCTGAATTGATCATTGAAAAGTCAGCCGGCGGTGAAAATGAAGCTCCGCAAATTACTGTAGAGCTGGCGACACAACATCCACAGGCGTTGATTCCATTTATGCTGAATGGGATTGTAACCGATGATGGCGCGCCGGAAGGAACTCTGTCTTACCAATGGGAAGTGGTCAGTGCCCCAGAAGGCGCCAAGCTAACCTTTACTCATCCGAAAGCAAGCATTACACAGGCTACGGGTACCAAAGCAGGCTCATATAAGGTTAAGCTTAGTGCAAGTGATGGACAACTGACTGGCTCCAGCCAGGTAATCTTCGAACTGGCTTCACCGCCGGATAAACAGCCTCCAGCAATTGGCCACGTAACTGCGGTTCAGGATGTTGCAAATAACAGTATCGTGGTATTGTCCGGGGAGGCCATTCCTGACCCTGTGCATAGCGAGGCAGAAGAACCCCAGTTGAAGTACACTTGGGCCGTCAAGCAAAAGCCTGAAGGTTCAGCGGACATTTCCTTTGTGGATGGTGACAAAACAGCGGCCTATGCGCGTGTAAGCATGGCAGGCACCTACACGTTTACTTTCAGTGCTGCAGACGGAGATAAGAAGGCCAGCAAGGATATAACGATAGAGATTAAGGAAGATACCGTTGACGTTTACCGGGCACTCAGCGTGGTCACCAAGAAGGATATTGAACCAGAACTTCCTAGACAAATCTATATTCTGTCAGAGGAAGGGTATCTAGAGCAGGAAATCACTTGGGATGCTATTGATCCAAGTAGCTATGCTAGTGTAGGCCAATTTGAAGCCAGAGGAACGGTCAATGGAAGTGCGTTGGAGGTATGGGCTACCGTACATGTCGTGAATACTGAGCTGCAAAATGCGGCGCTGACAGCCAAGGCTTCCGCTAGCTTCTCTGGTGGCGACGGTTATCCGGAAGCGATGAATAACGGCATTGAACCTAAAAGCTCGGCAGATTTCTCTCCGAACCGAGGTGCCCCCAACAGTGCATGGCATAACTGGGGTAGAGAAGGAGATCCAGCATGGGTGACGTATGAATGGGATCAGCCATTCCTGGCCTCATCCATGGATGTATATGTATTTCAAGACAACGGCGGGAACTTTCGTCCAAAGGATATGCAACTTATGCTTCGCGGCGAAGATGGGAAATGGTACACCCCGCGGGACATAAAGGGATTGGGCAATGAACTTAATAAATACAACACGACTACCTTTGAGCCAGCATATATTACAGGTGTTCGTATGGACATGAAGCCTTCCGTTAATGGCAGCGGTATTCTGGAATGGAAGGTATACGGCTATACCGGAGCGGTAGATAAGTCAGAACTGATTAAGGTCTATAACTATGTAAATACATTAAATACTTCGAACCTTGCAGATCCTGGTCTTGCGCCAATCGAAGCGGCGAAGACAGATGCATCTGCTGTGATCAAGAATATGAATGCCACAGACGAAGAAGTTAGCCTGGCGCTTGAGAAGCTGTTGATGGATTTGCGCCTGCTCAGTCCGAGAGACGGCAATATGGCCTTCCTCGCAAATGCTTCTTCCAGCTATACCTCTCCTTGGGAGAGTCTGGCTGCAGTACACGACGGAAAGAAAGATGGCAATAACATTTTGCATTGGGGAACCTGGGGCCATGAGGGCGCAGAGGAGTGGGTGCAATATGAATGGCCGCAGGGTGCCACCGTCCGGAGTTCGAATCTGGTGCTGTGGTCAGATGGCGGCGGAATCAAGCCGCCTACCCAAATTGTATATTCCTACATCCCGGCGGATAGCGCAACTGATGAATGGGTAACAGCGGGAACGGTTACGGAGGGAATCAAAGTGGTTGAACATACTCCAGCGGAATCCTCCAATCCGTACACGTTTGACTCGGTGCTGAATGTAAAGGCAGTGCGAGTAACCCTGACCAAGCAATCACAGGCAGACGATAACGGTGTAGGCCTATGGGAATGGGAAGTTCACCAGGCCGGATCCACTCAAGATCGCGAGGCTCCAGTAACACCAGCCGGGGTGGCACCGTCCGTTCTCCATGGAGATGACGGCAAACTGATCGGTGTGACAACAGAAATGGAGTATAGGAAGGAAGGCGAAGAAGAATATATTGCAATTGCAGGAATTGAGGTCACAGGTCTCACCGCCGGTAAATATTATGTCCGGTATATGAAGACCGGTTCGCTGAGCGCCAGCCTGGATAAGGAAGTCGTTATTCCGGAAGCGCAGACACAGGAGCAGGTTGCACCCGATGCGAGTGGGTGGGTAATCTCACACGCCAATTCGGATACCGGCATAAAAGGCATAATTGAGGGTTTGAATGATACGATGGAATACCGGAAGCTGGGCGAAGAAGACTACACGCCTGTTACAGATTCAAGTATCAACGATCTGGAGCCTGGCAGCTATCAGATCCGGTATGCAGCCACAGACAGCCTAAAGGCAAGTCCGCCGGTAACCGTGGACATTCGCAATGAAACCAAGGCAGACAGAGAGGCACCAACAGCGGAAGGACTCGTCATTAGACCGCCTACAGCAGCAGGCGGGAATGATGGCAGAATGAAAATGTGA
- a CDS encoding S-layer homology domain-containing protein, with the protein MVDIPKAEGAHSYAVELPAAALTAAHANIKIEINTEFGTIAVPSNLLKYVSDAKNVELSLSRLDTVKLHSDVKSVIASRPVIAFAVQLDGEEMATLNAPVEIRLPYTPDVEELANSKYLTVSYMAANSTFVQLLNGKYDSALQAMVFPAANTGQYAVVYTKKFFNDVIKDSWYAPAVETMASKGFIDGTSATSFSPEQKVTRGEYLAWLVRTLDLKAEFNTTFSDMKRTDLYYEEIGIAKALGIALGTNGSFYPETEIARQDLAVLTMRALRAVGKTEQTHTAEDLKRFTDAANVAEYAVDDMAAMVKMGFINGRSNVTLSPAGTTSRAEAAQVLCKIFLQL; encoded by the coding sequence ATGGTGGATATTCCGAAAGCAGAGGGAGCCCATTCCTATGCGGTTGAGCTTCCTGCAGCTGCACTAACCGCAGCGCATGCCAACATCAAGATCGAAATTAACACGGAATTTGGAACCATTGCAGTACCTTCTAATTTGCTAAAGTATGTATCAGATGCCAAAAATGTGGAACTGTCACTGAGCCGGCTAGATACTGTAAAGCTTCATTCAGATGTAAAATCAGTGATAGCCAGCAGACCTGTTATTGCATTCGCTGTCCAATTAGATGGAGAAGAAATGGCAACCTTGAATGCACCGGTTGAAATCAGACTGCCTTATACTCCTGATGTTGAAGAATTGGCCAATTCCAAATACCTTACAGTTTCGTACATGGCTGCAAATAGTACATTTGTTCAGCTACTGAATGGTAAATACGACAGTGCTCTACAAGCCATGGTTTTTCCAGCGGCAAATACAGGTCAATATGCAGTTGTTTATACGAAGAAGTTCTTCAATGATGTCATCAAGGATTCGTGGTACGCACCAGCAGTTGAAACAATGGCGTCCAAAGGATTCATCGACGGGACATCAGCAACAAGCTTTAGTCCTGAGCAAAAGGTCACAAGAGGTGAGTATCTAGCTTGGTTGGTAAGGACACTGGATCTCAAAGCAGAGTTCAACACCACCTTCAGTGATATGAAGCGAACAGACCTTTATTATGAGGAAATCGGAATCGCCAAAGCACTCGGGATCGCCCTGGGCACGAACGGCAGCTTCTATCCGGAAACGGAAATTGCTAGACAAGATTTGGCTGTGCTGACCATGCGGGCTTTACGAGCAGTGGGCAAAACCGAGCAGACCCATACAGCCGAGGATCTCAAGAGATTTACAGATGCGGCAAATGTAGCAGAGTACGCAGTTGATGACATGGCTGCAATGGTTAAAATGGGTTTCATAAACGGGCGAAGCAATGTCACCTTGAGTCCTGCTGGAACGACAAGCAGAGCAGAAGCTGCTCAGGTTCTGTGTAAGATTTTCTTGCAGCTATAA
- a CDS encoding sugar efflux transporter, which yields MINRFISLFSIPSYALLFMCMALQGMGISLSTPFLSIYFTEQLGVSIGMFGLYLAVTLIAGIWISTLIGRRSDLGLNRKSIYLFSTLSNVLAFSGYLFIQDFPMLFIYMTVFTALGALGMPQLFAISREAVIKSHFTERAFANSTLRSAFSLGFITGPLIGTLLLTAIGFKGIFLGTIGAFLLVALLVFLFLKSNTEMKSSNAEANIKSFRLAQNRDILIPFLIMILMYTAHWMSTINTALFITNNLGGTTSHVGLVSSICAALEIPFMIVLGLLSAKYSNRILVFCGAIFGGAYYFVILISNEMWQMLAAQILLAVFVAVISAIGISYIQDLLPSMPGYASTLYSNSSTIGRLIGSLVGGGVASIVGYRYSFIFCFILIIVAVIMLVVSGRQPVDEPQIST from the coding sequence ATGATCAATCGATTCATCAGCTTATTTTCCATTCCTTCGTATGCTTTACTCTTTATGTGTATGGCATTACAGGGAATGGGCATTTCACTCAGTACCCCCTTTTTATCTATTTATTTCACGGAACAGCTTGGCGTATCTATTGGAATGTTTGGTCTTTATCTAGCTGTTACACTAATTGCAGGAATATGGATCAGTACGCTAATCGGGAGACGTTCTGACCTCGGCTTGAATCGGAAGAGCATTTATCTTTTCTCTACTCTCTCTAATGTCCTGGCCTTCAGTGGATACTTGTTCATTCAAGATTTTCCGATGTTGTTCATTTACATGACTGTGTTTACTGCCCTTGGTGCACTAGGGATGCCCCAGTTGTTCGCTATTTCCAGAGAAGCAGTGATAAAGAGTCATTTTACGGAGCGTGCGTTTGCTAATTCCACCTTGCGTTCTGCTTTCTCTCTCGGCTTTATTACAGGTCCTTTAATCGGCACTTTATTACTCACTGCTATTGGATTTAAGGGGATTTTTTTGGGGACGATCGGAGCTTTCCTGCTCGTAGCTCTGCTTGTTTTCCTGTTTCTCAAATCAAACACAGAAATGAAGAGCAGTAATGCTGAAGCGAATATAAAAAGTTTCCGACTGGCTCAAAACCGGGATATTCTAATTCCTTTTCTCATTATGATACTCATGTATACGGCTCATTGGATGAGCACCATAAACACGGCTCTCTTTATTACAAACAATCTTGGGGGAACGACAAGTCATGTCGGTTTAGTCAGCAGTATATGTGCTGCGCTGGAAATTCCCTTTATGATTGTACTCGGTCTACTTAGTGCAAAGTATAGTAACCGAATCTTGGTGTTTTGCGGGGCTATTTTTGGAGGAGCTTATTATTTCGTTATCCTTATCTCGAACGAGATGTGGCAAATGCTTGCAGCACAAATTTTGCTCGCTGTTTTTGTCGCGGTCATTTCTGCGATTGGAATTAGCTACATTCAGGACCTGCTGCCTAGTATGCCGGGATATGCTTCCACACTCTATTCTAATTCATCCACTATCGGCAGGCTGATTGGTAGTCTTGTTGGTGGTGGAGTAGCCAGCATTGTGGGTTACCGATACTCATTTATCTTTTGCTTTATACTTATCATTGTTGCTGTAATTATGCTTGTGGTAAGTGGACGACAGCCTGTAGATGAACCGCAAATCTCGACTTAA
- a CDS encoding sigma-70 family RNA polymerase sigma factor yields MDEETEYRIKRVQAGEIQDYVKPEVFFSAWLYKLAYHHYINIIRRKKMQQKWNFRLMAQDQSTISPAEMLDSQLFNEPLSRALEKLNVVERNLLILRVFEEKSFAEIAGILNKSPDARDKKTNYVTYHRIVWRDDHNHLLYEISNNTDSALGKEDLVKIAEEMITSR; encoded by the coding sequence ATGGATGAGGAAACCGAATACAGAATTAAAAGAGTACAAGCGGGCGAAATTCAGGACTACGTTAAGCCTGAGGTTTTTTTCTCCGCCTGGCTCTACAAATTGGCCTATCATCACTACATAAACATAATCCGTCGAAAAAAAATGCAACAGAAATGGAATTTCAGATTAATGGCTCAAGATCAATCTACCATTAGTCCTGCAGAAATGCTGGATAGCCAACTCTTTAACGAACCACTAAGCCGGGCGCTTGAGAAACTAAATGTAGTTGAACGGAACCTATTGATTCTGCGCGTTTTTGAAGAAAAATCGTTTGCTGAAATTGCTGGAATTCTGAATAAAAGTCCCGATGCCAGGGATAAGAAAACTAATTACGTTACTTACCATCGAATTGTATGGAGGGACGATCACAATCATTTGTTGTACGAAATATCGAATAATACTGACAGCGCTCTAGGTAAAGAGGATCTGGTCAAAATAGCTGAAGAGATGATTACATCTCGTTAG
- a CDS encoding glycoside hydrolase family 43 protein, with translation MNQQQLPKPHQPLVTHIFTADPSAHVYEGKIYIYPSHDLDHDEPSNDNGDQYKMEDYHVLSMNNFDSPVVDHGEALHLRDIPWASKQLWAPDAAYKNNTYYLFFPARDHDGIFRLGVATSESPAGPFKPQPNYMEGSFSIDPAVLVDDDNQSYIYFGGLWGGQLEKWQTGSFMPDAEGPGPDQPALGPQVALLSDDMLSFHGKPAEISIVDEDGNPILAGDEERRYFEGPWIHKYNDYYYLSYSTGTTHKLVYAIGKNPMGPFTFKGEILSPVIGWTTHHSIVQVEDKWYLFYHDSSLSEGVNHKRCVKYSELKYNEDGTIQKINPYPGVELAETDRITK, from the coding sequence ATGAATCAACAACAACTACCTAAGCCCCACCAGCCGCTCGTAACCCACATCTTCACTGCGGACCCGTCCGCCCATGTCTACGAGGGCAAAATCTACATCTATCCTTCCCATGACCTCGATCATGACGAGCCGAGCAACGATAACGGCGACCAGTATAAAATGGAAGACTATCATGTCCTCTCGATGAACAACTTCGATTCCCCTGTGGTCGATCACGGCGAAGCGCTGCATCTGAGAGATATTCCGTGGGCCTCCAAGCAGCTCTGGGCACCGGATGCCGCTTATAAAAACAATACCTATTACCTGTTCTTCCCGGCACGGGACCATGACGGCATCTTCCGTCTGGGTGTGGCAACATCAGAGTCTCCGGCAGGCCCGTTCAAGCCGCAGCCGAATTATATGGAAGGCAGCTTCAGTATCGATCCAGCTGTACTGGTGGATGACGACAATCAGTCATACATCTATTTCGGCGGACTCTGGGGCGGACAGCTGGAGAAATGGCAGACCGGCAGCTTCATGCCAGATGCAGAAGGACCGGGTCCTGACCAGCCAGCGCTTGGACCGCAAGTTGCACTGCTTAGTGACGACATGCTGTCCTTCCATGGCAAGCCTGCAGAGATATCGATTGTCGATGAAGACGGGAATCCGATTCTGGCCGGGGATGAGGAACGGAGATATTTTGAAGGCCCATGGATCCATAAATATAACGACTATTACTACCTGTCCTACTCCACAGGAACCACGCATAAGCTCGTATATGCGATCGGCAAGAACCCGATGGGACCATTCACGTTCAAGGGCGAGATTCTCTCTCCAGTTATCGGCTGGACAACCCACCACTCCATTGTACAAGTTGAAGATAAGTGGTATCTGTTCTATCACGACAGCTCCCTGTCGGAAGGCGTCAACCACAAGCGCTGCGTTAAATATTCCGAACTGAAATACAACGAAGACGGAACGATCCAGAAGATCAATCCTTATCCGGGTGTCGAGTTAGCGGAAACAGATAGGATTACAAAATAA
- a CDS encoding alpha/beta hydrolase: MAKVNVGEENAQPIELYYEDHGEGKPIILIHGWPLSGRSWEKQVPILIEAGYRIITYDRRGFGQSSQPWDGYEYDTFASDLHKLILHLDLRDATLVGFSMGGGEVARYIGTYGTERVSKAVFAGAVPPYLYKSEDNPQGGLDDATIAEFQNGVKGDRLAFLDGFTNNFFAAGDRTDLVSEPFRLYNRDIAALASPKGTLDCIAAFALTDFRQDLEKFNIPTLVIHGDSDAIVPLKVSGQRTHESIPGSRLVVVEGGPHGFNATHPEAFNAALIEFLKS, from the coding sequence ATGGCTAAAGTAAACGTAGGCGAAGAGAATGCACAACCAATTGAACTGTATTACGAAGATCATGGCGAGGGGAAACCCATCATCCTTATTCATGGCTGGCCTTTGAGTGGAAGATCCTGGGAGAAACAAGTACCTATCCTGATTGAAGCGGGCTACCGTATTATCACGTATGATCGTCGTGGTTTTGGTCAGTCTTCCCAACCTTGGGATGGTTATGAGTACGATACTTTTGCATCTGATTTACATAAATTGATTTTGCACCTCGATCTGCGCGATGCTACACTGGTTGGGTTCTCCATGGGAGGCGGCGAAGTAGCTCGCTATATCGGAACATATGGAACGGAACGGGTTTCCAAAGCTGTATTTGCAGGCGCTGTTCCTCCTTACCTGTATAAGTCCGAGGACAATCCACAGGGAGGATTGGACGATGCAACGATTGCTGAATTCCAAAATGGGGTTAAGGGTGATCGTCTAGCCTTCTTGGATGGATTTACAAATAACTTTTTCGCTGCAGGAGATCGTACAGACCTTGTGAGCGAGCCGTTCCGTCTATATAACCGGGATATTGCTGCTCTGGCATCCCCTAAGGGTACCCTGGATTGCATTGCTGCCTTTGCTCTTACCGATTTCCGTCAGGACCTGGAGAAATTCAATATTCCGACCCTGGTTATTCATGGCGATTCCGATGCCATTGTGCCGCTTAAAGTCAGTGGACAACGTACACATGAATCTATCCCTGGCAGCCGGCTTGTTGTTGTAGAAGGTGGACCACATGGCTTTAATGCGACACATCCTGAAGCATTTAATGCAGCGTTGATCGAATTTCTGAAGAGCTAA